CAGCGGTTGCTGAGTTGGAGCGGATTGTGGAAAAACGCGATGTACTACTGCGTGCCTCCGATGCACCTCCTTTCGGCCTGAGTCTCTCAGCAAAGTTGCTCTCGACCCGGAAAATCGATGACGCTCGACTAGCTAAGTGCTGCGGCGAGCTGGCCGATTTGGTTGCCCAGACTCATCAGCGGGCTACTGCGTTGTTTATCTGCCAACATTATTTGTCGGGGCTCCCCAGCGATCTCATCGCCCGTCTTTCCGCAGTCGGCCAGCCGCAATCTCACAGCGGTCGCTTCAACGAAGCCGCCTAGGCAAGCCCCCCGGCAGACTGGTTTTGCTGCGAAATGAGGTTCGGTATCCCATCCGCAGCCGCCCTCAGATGGCTGTCGCAGTAAGTCCAGGTAACAAACCGGCCCGGAAACCCCCACTGAAACGGCCATGAAGGAAACCTCAGCACCATCGCAGCGACAATGCTGAGGACGCTGATTGTCGTTAAAATCGCCAGGCAGGCAGACCAACCCACCTGAGGCGAAGGTAAGCTGACATCCCGGCGAACCTCTCTCTCCGACTGCAGCGGTGCGGGGGAGGCCAACATGGGCTACGAGCGAGCGGCGACCTGGATGGCGGCAGCAATCTAGACCGGTTTCTCTCGCATGAATCACCCCCTAAACTGCTCTGTTCTCGATCAAGCCCCGCAAAGCCCCCGTTTGTACTAAACGGACTTGTCAAATACCCCATCGAAAGATTTCCAATGGCTAAGGGACTTTTTACCCAAGGCATCGTAGTTCTACTGCGCCAAAGCGTGAGTATCGAAGAGGTCGCTGCTGCGATCGACGATTTCCATCCCTCCGACCCCATCGAAGCGTCCGAAGACTGGACATTTCTCGGCCCGGCCGTGCTGATGAATATGGACGAGGATGGCAGCGGCAAGGTGGTGGTCGACGTGGTCGATCATCCCTGGCCCGATGCGATGGGCGGAACGCAAGGTGACTCAGCCGCTTCGGAGGACAGCCAGATTGTCGACGCTTGGGCGTTGGGCAACTTCGGCCCCCACAACTACCCGGGGTCTCTGCAGCGTGCCCGCGAGCAATCATGGGTGTGGGAAGACGGACGCGAACTTGCGGAGCAACCCACCGCATTTATTCGAGTGCGCAGCTCGTACGTCCTGGGCGAAGAGGATGATGCCCCGGTCCTACCCGAAGGTTACGAGCCCTTCGACGAGCTCGCCCTGGTCACCGAGATCGCAGCGGCGATTACGGAGTTGCCCCAAGCCATCTGCTATTTCAATCCTAACGGCGAAGTCCTACGCGACCTTAAAACGCTCAACGAGAGCTTTGAGTACGCCGAAGAAAATGATTTCCCGCCGCTGGACCTGTGGTCGAACGTTCGCTTGTTCCGTCTGGAGAACGAATGGGCAGTGATGGATACGGTCGGGAATTCGCAGCTCGACTTGCTCGATATCGAAGCATGCTTTCATGCTGAATCATATGACTTTACCGAAGTCGAGAGTTTCCTCCGATTGGTGACCTGTTTTCTCGAAGAGGCGGAAGAGCCAATCGAAGATGGTGACTCCGTGGAAGGTCCGGGGGACGTGATTTGGAGAGTCTGGCGGATGGACGACGGCATCGCCGCGCCTCCGCGACCTGTGCTCCGCTGCTTGCCTCAAGATAACCGCGACGTGCCCGAGCAGTATCGGGTACCGGGAATGGAACAGCCATCGGATGAGCCGGAACCCGCTTCATGACGCAGGCGTCGCCCATCGGCCCCGAACTTTTTGAGTTCTTGGACGACCTAACACGTCACAACGATCGCGATTGGTTTCATGCCAACAAACAACGCTACGAGTGTGACGTGCGTGAGCCCGCACTCGCCCTGATCGAGCAACTCGGGCCGCCCCTGCGGCGGTCAGCCCCCATGCTGAGCGCTATCGT
This genomic window from Allorhodopirellula heiligendammensis contains:
- a CDS encoding DUF4261 domain-containing protein, giving the protein MAKGLFTQGIVVLLRQSVSIEEVAAAIDDFHPSDPIEASEDWTFLGPAVLMNMDEDGSGKVVVDVVDHPWPDAMGGTQGDSAASEDSQIVDAWALGNFGPHNYPGSLQRAREQSWVWEDGRELAEQPTAFIRVRSSYVLGEEDDAPVLPEGYEPFDELALVTEIAAAITELPQAICYFNPNGEVLRDLKTLNESFEYAEENDFPPLDLWSNVRLFRLENEWAVMDTVGNSQLDLLDIEACFHAESYDFTEVESFLRLVTCFLEEAEEPIEDGDSVEGPGDVIWRVWRMDDGIAAPPRPVLRCLPQDNRDVPEQYRVPGMEQPSDEPEPAS